A genomic stretch from Schaalia odontolytica includes:
- the rplM gene encoding 50S ribosomal protein L13: protein MRTYSPKPGDADKKWYVIDATDVVLGRLAAQTAALLRGKHKPTFAPHMDMGDNVIIINADKVALTGKKLDQKMAYRHSGRPGGLTATAYRDLLAATPERAVEKAVKGMLPHNSLGRAQFKKLHVYAGPEHPHAGQSPVPYELTQVAQ from the coding sequence GTGCGCACCTATTCACCCAAGCCTGGGGACGCGGACAAGAAGTGGTACGTCATTGACGCCACCGACGTCGTCCTCGGTCGCCTGGCAGCCCAGACCGCTGCCCTCCTCCGTGGGAAGCACAAGCCGACGTTCGCCCCTCACATGGACATGGGCGACAACGTCATCATCATCAACGCGGACAAGGTCGCTCTGACCGGCAAGAAGCTCGACCAGAAGATGGCCTACCGTCACTCCGGTCGTCCCGGTGGCCTGACCGCGACCGCTTACCGCGACCTCCTCGCCGCGACGCCTGAGCGCGCCGTCGAGAAGGCCGTCAAGGGCATGCTTCCTCACAACTCCCTCGGCCGCGCGCAGTTCAAGAAGCTGCACGTTTACGCTGGCCCGGAGCACCCCCACGCCGGCCAGTCGCCGGTTCCCTACGAACTGACCCAGGTGGCTCAGTGA
- a CDS encoding MFS transporter, whose amino-acid sequence MSTTPAQVLPKKPWYQYLTKEDRKAFFAAWIGVLLDGYDFVLISFALPAIKEAFNLTLVESASLISAAFISRWIGGLVLGAIGDRYGRKPAMILSIFMFAFGSIACALAPNFWILFILRLVIGFAMAGEYSASAAYVIESWPKHMRNKASGFLLSGYAFGVIAAAQVDKYFVTWVDSVHPGWGWRALFLTGIVPILVAIYMRRTLPEAADWSEAKEKGHVEKNDMLAVLFGGERKILNYIVVVVAFVGLLLIFTQQVGGIIAVSLVGVVCAIVFIYLIIQFDSNRWIIGIAIMLTIFASFMYTWPIQGLLPTYLHGVGMDQKVVANVVSFAGLGNAVGYVIAGFAGDRFGMRRWYAISLLLSQVIVFPLFMQDGQYVALVAGLLFFQQMFGQGVSGLLPKWVSSYFPVDKRAAGLGFCYNVGALGGAVGPVLGAAIADQLGLGMALAILSFGFAAIVMVSIGANIPRLLQKMVGPEYVRPEDGNDEIIAEG is encoded by the coding sequence ATGAGTACGACCCCCGCACAGGTGCTTCCGAAAAAGCCCTGGTATCAATACCTGACCAAAGAAGATCGCAAGGCCTTCTTCGCCGCATGGATCGGCGTCCTGCTGGACGGCTACGACTTCGTTCTCATCTCCTTCGCGCTCCCCGCGATCAAGGAGGCATTCAACCTGACGCTCGTCGAGAGTGCATCCCTGATATCGGCCGCCTTTATTAGCCGGTGGATCGGTGGCCTCGTGCTCGGAGCTATTGGCGATCGCTACGGACGTAAGCCCGCGATGATCCTGTCGATCTTCATGTTCGCCTTCGGCTCTATCGCCTGCGCTCTCGCTCCTAACTTCTGGATTCTCTTCATCCTGCGCCTCGTCATCGGCTTTGCAATGGCCGGCGAATACTCGGCGTCCGCAGCGTACGTGATCGAGTCGTGGCCCAAGCACATGCGCAACAAGGCCTCGGGTTTCCTTCTCTCCGGCTACGCCTTCGGTGTTATCGCCGCCGCGCAGGTCGACAAGTACTTCGTGACCTGGGTTGACTCGGTGCACCCCGGTTGGGGCTGGCGCGCCCTGTTCCTGACGGGCATCGTCCCGATCCTCGTCGCGATCTACATGCGACGCACTCTGCCTGAAGCAGCGGACTGGAGTGAAGCCAAGGAGAAGGGGCACGTCGAAAAGAACGACATGCTCGCCGTGCTCTTCGGTGGGGAACGCAAGATCCTTAACTACATCGTCGTTGTGGTCGCCTTCGTTGGCCTGCTGCTGATCTTCACCCAGCAGGTGGGGGGCATCATTGCGGTCAGCCTGGTCGGAGTCGTGTGCGCGATCGTCTTCATCTACCTGATCATTCAGTTCGATTCGAATCGCTGGATCATCGGCATCGCGATCATGCTGACAATCTTCGCGTCCTTCATGTACACCTGGCCGATCCAGGGCCTCCTGCCGACGTACCTGCACGGTGTTGGCATGGACCAGAAGGTCGTTGCCAACGTTGTGTCCTTCGCTGGCCTTGGCAACGCTGTGGGCTACGTCATCGCGGGTTTCGCCGGTGACCGCTTCGGTATGCGTCGCTGGTACGCCATCTCCCTGCTGCTCTCGCAGGTCATCGTCTTCCCACTGTTCATGCAGGACGGTCAGTACGTTGCTCTCGTGGCGGGTCTCCTCTTCTTCCAGCAGATGTTCGGCCAGGGTGTCTCCGGACTGCTGCCCAAGTGGGTATCCTCCTACTTCCCGGTCGACAAACGTGCCGCCGGCCTCGGCTTCTGCTACAACGTCGGCGCCCTCGGTGGTGCGGTCGGCCCCGTCCTGGGTGCGGCGATTGCCGACCAGCTCGGCTTGGGTATGGCCCTTGCGATTCTGTCCTTCGGCTTCGCGGCGATCGTCATGGTCTCCATCGGCGCGAACATTCCGCGTCTGCTGCAGAAGATGGTGGGACCGGAGTATGTTCGTCCTGAAGATGGAAACGACGAAATCATCGCAGAAGGATGA
- a CDS encoding sialidase family protein — protein MTIRAGHPEFSWTLQFRARIDGSLIKLRSTDDTGWHLFIRSSALFLEGSTNAMSFALDMEDTASVTDGTWHSLAITATSAGSKIFLDGYQCFSTTADLTPTASGPEAALELTPGAGIDIRSFAEHDRVLSAGEILALSDAPTPLIEFAAAHLSDYDVAELAELTAGTIFARYRVRGPGQHGTILAAGGGGTEQLNLSVTEEGIEYKVLGRRGQWRTFTAHGHWDQGHWHDVVVRVGHGAVQIYVDGYLEAHLPGQAFFASVDSLDEVVIGQDTSGSRLFGEVRNAALYSSILNDSQIKKLSSVPPVDTQCLFDAGFHDSISYRIPSLITLESGVVVAGADQRETIANDSPNSINFTVRRSFDGGHTWGDLQTVITYPGHGAKGASVIDSCVVQDRRNGRLVILIDHFPGGIGQPNAEAGLGVDEEGRYILHDANGATYTWNQDGSVTDADGNTTAFTVSERGDVTVTEGGQESPGGNVFLADGVDPRQTLLTARTCFLQMIYSDDDGETWSGPFNLNQDVKEEWMSFCGTSPGTGVQLRSGRLVIPIYYNGDHKRHFSASVVFSDDGGATWKRGKSPNDGRIFEGREIDSRTLDTEAAATHEATLIERADGSLLMLMRNQHPSGKVAATVSTDGGETWSDVFFAEEITEIFCQPNAVPWPTEDCPERVVFANASQMRPYRGRGVLRLSEDGGRTWIASRTFNPAHYVYQCMTILPDGALGLLWEREMQGLYFSRIPLEWIEAAKI, from the coding sequence ATGACTATTCGCGCAGGTCACCCGGAGTTTTCCTGGACCTTACAGTTCCGAGCACGCATAGACGGATCACTGATCAAGCTCCGCAGCACGGATGACACAGGGTGGCACCTGTTCATCCGTTCCAGCGCCCTCTTCCTTGAGGGATCAACAAACGCAATGTCCTTCGCCCTGGACATGGAAGACACCGCCTCCGTCACGGACGGAACCTGGCACTCTCTCGCTATCACAGCCACCAGCGCGGGCTCGAAGATCTTCCTCGACGGCTACCAGTGCTTCTCCACCACCGCAGACCTCACCCCCACTGCCAGCGGCCCCGAGGCTGCACTCGAGCTCACGCCGGGAGCAGGCATCGACATTCGATCCTTCGCTGAGCACGACCGCGTTCTATCCGCCGGCGAGATCCTTGCTCTCTCTGACGCCCCCACTCCGCTCATCGAGTTTGCCGCCGCACACCTGTCGGATTACGACGTCGCCGAACTCGCCGAGCTCACCGCCGGCACAATCTTTGCCCGTTACCGCGTGCGCGGACCCGGCCAGCACGGAACGATCCTCGCGGCCGGCGGTGGTGGCACCGAGCAGCTCAATCTGTCCGTCACGGAGGAAGGCATCGAGTACAAGGTCCTGGGCCGCAGAGGTCAGTGGCGTACGTTCACCGCCCACGGCCACTGGGATCAAGGACATTGGCACGACGTCGTCGTCCGCGTCGGGCACGGCGCGGTACAGATCTACGTGGACGGCTATCTCGAGGCGCACCTGCCCGGCCAGGCATTCTTCGCGTCCGTCGACTCCCTCGACGAGGTCGTCATCGGCCAGGACACCTCCGGATCTCGCCTCTTCGGCGAGGTCCGTAACGCGGCGCTCTACTCGTCGATCCTCAACGATTCGCAGATCAAGAAACTCTCCTCAGTGCCCCCGGTCGACACACAGTGCCTGTTCGATGCCGGGTTTCACGACTCGATCAGCTACCGTATCCCCTCGCTGATCACCCTGGAATCCGGGGTCGTCGTCGCGGGCGCCGACCAGCGCGAGACCATCGCGAACGACTCCCCCAATTCGATCAACTTCACGGTCCGCCGATCCTTCGACGGAGGACACACCTGGGGTGATCTCCAGACGGTCATCACCTACCCAGGTCACGGGGCCAAAGGCGCATCCGTCATCGACTCGTGCGTCGTGCAGGACCGCCGCAACGGACGCCTCGTTATCCTCATCGACCACTTCCCGGGCGGCATCGGCCAGCCAAACGCAGAGGCCGGCCTCGGCGTCGACGAAGAGGGCCGGTACATCCTACATGACGCCAACGGCGCCACCTACACCTGGAACCAGGATGGAAGCGTCACGGACGCAGACGGCAACACCACTGCGTTCACGGTCTCCGAGCGCGGCGACGTCACCGTCACGGAAGGCGGACAGGAATCGCCCGGCGGCAACGTATTCCTCGCCGATGGCGTCGATCCCCGCCAGACGCTGTTGACGGCCCGCACCTGCTTCCTGCAAATGATCTACTCCGACGACGACGGCGAGACCTGGTCCGGCCCATTCAACCTCAACCAAGACGTGAAGGAAGAATGGATGTCCTTCTGCGGCACCTCCCCGGGCACGGGCGTGCAGCTACGCAGCGGACGCCTCGTCATCCCGATCTACTACAACGGGGACCACAAGCGTCACTTCTCGGCGTCCGTCGTCTTCTCCGATGACGGCGGCGCAACATGGAAGCGCGGCAAGTCACCTAACGACGGCCGCATCTTCGAGGGCCGCGAGATCGACTCACGCACACTCGACACCGAAGCGGCCGCTACGCACGAGGCCACGCTCATCGAGCGCGCCGACGGCTCACTCCTCATGCTCATGCGCAACCAGCACCCCAGCGGAAAGGTCGCAGCAACCGTCAGCACCGACGGAGGTGAGACCTGGAGCGACGTGTTCTTCGCCGAGGAGATCACCGAGATCTTCTGCCAGCCCAACGCAGTTCCCTGGCCGACGGAGGATTGCCCCGAGCGCGTGGTGTTCGCGAATGCCTCGCAGATGCGCCCCTACCGCGGCCGCGGTGTCCTGCGTCTATCCGAAGACGGCGGGCGCACGTGGATCGCATCTCGCACATTCAACCCGGCCCACTACGTCTACCAGTGCATGACGATCCTCCCCGACGGGGCTCTGGGCCTGCTGTGGGAACGCGAGATGCAGGGCCTGTACTTCAGCCGTATCCCGCTTGAGTGGATCGAGGCAGCCAAGATCTGA
- the rpsI gene encoding 30S ribosomal protein S9 has protein sequence MAETIVSAELDEEVVPSSYTSETESAPAGAGQSITAPGAGLGRRKEAVARVRLVPGSGKWTINGRTLEDYFPNKLHQQLVKSPFVLLDIDGRFDVIARINGGGVSGQAGALRLGVSRALNEIDRDANRPALKKAGFLTRDARATERKKAGLKKARKASQFSKR, from the coding sequence GTGGCTGAGACCATCGTTTCCGCTGAGCTGGACGAGGAAGTCGTCCCCAGCTCCTACACGTCCGAGACCGAGTCGGCTCCCGCCGGCGCCGGTCAGTCCATCACCGCGCCCGGCGCGGGCCTGGGCCGCCGCAAGGAGGCCGTTGCCCGCGTTCGCCTCGTCCCCGGCTCCGGCAAGTGGACCATCAACGGTCGCACCCTTGAGGACTACTTCCCCAACAAGCTGCACCAGCAGCTGGTGAAGTCCCCCTTTGTGCTGCTCGACATTGACGGCCGCTTCGACGTTATCGCCCGCATTAACGGCGGCGGCGTCTCCGGCCAGGCCGGTGCCCTGCGCCTCGGCGTGTCGCGCGCCCTCAACGAGATTGACCGCGACGCGAACCGTCCGGCCCTCAAGAAGGCCGGCTTCCTGACTCGCGATGCCCGCGCCACCGAGCGTAAGAAGGCAGGCCTCAAGAAGGCCCGCAAGGCTTCGCAGTTCTCGAAGCGCTGA
- a CDS encoding DUF4862 family protein, with protein sequence MTLPFVIGAYASHPAPELEADYYRLLADQPWVSGVEIPYPGQLASQGDVLAGHLAAHWAFNTITAIPGTMQNVWKNENFGLASPDEAGRAAALDFTRALRDDLAALCERAGRALVARVQLHSAPTRLAQVDAFKRSLAEVDAWDWCGATLVIEHCDKYIPEQNPEKGFLSLESEIDIVSEAGIGIHLNWGRSAVEGRSADTAYEHVLEAGKRGVLDGIIFSGAGPEETQYGYSWIDGHLPAQADEPTSLMDEAEIARCAQASVDGGANYLGAKVCVPKDASLEQRLAMLTNIYLACGVGE encoded by the coding sequence ATGACACTTCCGTTCGTTATCGGCGCGTACGCGTCGCATCCGGCACCGGAGCTGGAGGCAGACTACTACCGACTCCTCGCGGATCAGCCGTGGGTGAGCGGCGTTGAGATCCCCTACCCGGGGCAGCTCGCCTCCCAGGGCGACGTGCTGGCCGGCCACCTGGCCGCCCACTGGGCCTTCAACACGATCACCGCGATCCCCGGCACCATGCAGAATGTGTGGAAGAACGAGAACTTCGGCCTTGCCTCGCCCGATGAGGCTGGACGCGCCGCTGCTCTCGACTTCACCCGCGCGCTGCGCGACGACCTCGCCGCCCTGTGTGAGCGAGCGGGCCGCGCGCTGGTCGCCCGCGTGCAGCTGCACTCGGCACCCACGCGCCTGGCGCAGGTGGACGCCTTCAAGCGTTCGCTCGCCGAGGTGGACGCCTGGGACTGGTGCGGGGCCACGCTCGTGATTGAGCACTGCGACAAGTACATCCCCGAGCAGAACCCCGAAAAGGGCTTCCTCTCCCTCGAATCCGAGATCGACATCGTCTCCGAGGCGGGCATCGGCATCCACCTCAACTGGGGCCGCTCCGCCGTGGAGGGCCGCAGTGCGGACACCGCCTACGAGCACGTGCTCGAGGCTGGCAAGCGCGGCGTCCTGGACGGCATTATCTTCTCGGGCGCAGGCCCGGAGGAAACCCAGTATGGCTACTCCTGGATCGACGGTCACCTGCCCGCGCAGGCCGACGAGCCGACCTCGCTCATGGACGAGGCCGAGATCGCCCGTTGCGCCCAGGCGAGCGTCGACGGCGGAGCCAACTACCTCGGCGCGAAGGTCTGCGTCCCCAAGGATGCGTCCCTCGAGCAGCGTCTGGCCATGCTGACCAACATCTACCTGGCCTGCGGCGTCGGCGAGTAA
- a CDS encoding LacI family DNA-binding transcriptional regulator gives MERATRADVARAAGVAPSTVSLVLNGRGRDVKIAPATIDRVKAAARELNYIPNAAARSLRRGKSHLIALLMAELPDDPFVPVVHTVLTTAMIDIQRRGYLLLPLFQSGDGASDAEVIRGVLGDTQLAGIIRETTSAEAFTSRLLANLGIPVVAMSMIEAEPTGSESSLIRIDEGAGVHDVLADCALVDPSTGAGNGRAVFLAGPNTNHARQNPIARMFGTRFTMYSLPDWEPTTAYQAALRLLDEDPSISLIALADDSQAPGVFQAAADLDLSVPHELSILGFGNQDHRSASTLGLTTVEWPLKDMTEAAVASIVNVIEGRSPMADIHPQASIDDEASGWTPIATIPTRPVWRSSVARRRP, from the coding sequence ATGGAGCGCGCAACCCGGGCCGACGTTGCCCGCGCGGCGGGCGTCGCACCGTCGACCGTGTCGCTCGTCCTCAACGGACGAGGCCGAGACGTCAAGATCGCGCCCGCCACCATCGATCGCGTCAAGGCGGCTGCACGCGAACTCAACTACATCCCCAACGCGGCCGCCCGCTCACTGCGACGCGGCAAGTCCCACCTCATCGCCCTTCTGATGGCCGAGCTTCCGGACGACCCCTTCGTACCCGTCGTCCACACGGTCCTCACAACCGCGATGATCGATATCCAGCGACGAGGCTACCTCCTCCTCCCCCTCTTCCAGTCCGGCGACGGCGCCTCCGACGCGGAGGTGATCCGTGGGGTCCTGGGCGACACCCAGCTGGCCGGCATTATCCGCGAGACCACGTCGGCCGAGGCATTCACCTCGCGCCTGCTGGCAAACCTCGGAATCCCCGTCGTCGCCATGTCGATGATTGAGGCCGAGCCGACCGGATCGGAGTCTTCCCTCATTCGCATCGACGAGGGTGCCGGCGTTCACGATGTCCTCGCAGACTGCGCGCTCGTGGACCCATCGACCGGCGCGGGCAACGGGCGCGCTGTGTTCCTGGCGGGCCCAAACACGAACCACGCGCGTCAGAACCCGATCGCGCGGATGTTTGGCACGAGATTCACGATGTACTCGCTGCCCGACTGGGAGCCAACGACGGCCTACCAGGCGGCGTTGCGTCTGCTCGACGAGGACCCGTCGATTTCATTGATCGCCCTGGCCGACGACTCGCAGGCGCCCGGCGTCTTCCAGGCGGCCGCAGACCTGGACCTGTCGGTGCCCCACGAACTGTCGATCCTCGGCTTTGGCAACCAGGACCACCGCAGCGCCTCTACGCTCGGCCTGACGACGGTCGAGTGGCCGTTGAAGGACATGACCGAGGCCGCCGTCGCATCAATCGTCAACGTGATCGAGGGCCGCTCCCCCATGGCCGATATTCACCCGCAGGCCTCCATCGACGACGAGGCGTCGGGCTGGACCCCGATAGCAACGATACCGACGCGCCCCGTGTGGCGGTCCTCGGTGGCCAGGCGCAGGCCGTGA
- a CDS encoding ROK family protein, producing MTREMTLAIDCGGGGIKGSVVDERGTMMAPPRRVPTPYPLPPELLVDTVVGLARELPAATRVTMGMPGMIRHGVVIATPHYITRDGPRSRVVPELVERWERFDMGRGIEQALGLPTKVLNDAEVAGAGAITGRGLEMIITLGTGLGNAVFDGGQLAPHVEVSQGPVRWGLTYDDYIGEHERLRLGDVHWSRRVRRVVDGLRPMYMWDRLYLGGGNSKRITASNLRLMGDDVIVVPNDAGIIGGVRAWEL from the coding sequence ATGACTCGTGAGATGACGTTGGCGATAGACTGCGGCGGCGGTGGCATCAAGGGCTCCGTCGTGGATGAGCGCGGCACCATGATGGCTCCGCCCCGCAGGGTTCCGACTCCCTATCCGCTGCCTCCCGAGCTTCTTGTGGACACCGTCGTGGGCCTCGCGCGTGAACTTCCCGCGGCTACGCGGGTCACCATGGGAATGCCCGGGATGATCCGACACGGCGTCGTCATTGCGACCCCTCACTACATCACCCGGGACGGGCCGCGCTCGCGCGTGGTTCCCGAGCTCGTGGAGCGCTGGGAACGCTTCGACATGGGCCGCGGGATCGAGCAGGCTCTCGGTCTGCCGACCAAGGTGCTCAATGACGCGGAGGTCGCAGGCGCGGGTGCGATTACGGGTCGCGGCCTCGAAATGATTATCACCCTGGGCACGGGCCTGGGTAACGCCGTGTTCGACGGTGGGCAGCTGGCACCTCACGTCGAGGTCTCCCAGGGACCCGTTCGTTGGGGACTGACCTACGACGATTACATCGGTGAGCACGAGCGTCTGCGCCTGGGCGACGTTCACTGGTCGCGACGAGTCCGCCGCGTCGTCGACGGTCTGCGCCCCATGTACATGTGGGATCGCCTCTACCTGGGGGGCGGGAACTCCAAGCGCATCACGGCCTCGAACCTGAGACTCATGGGCGACGACGTGATCGTCGTTCCCAACGATGCGGGCATCATCGGCGGCGTGCGAGCGTGGGAGCTGTGA
- a CDS encoding tRNA pseudouridine synthase A: MSVRRLRLDLGYDGTDFRGWAAQPGLRTVQGEIEAALAMASREEMAATVAGRTDAGVHARHQVCHVDISETAWERLTPRGGESGDETTAATIVRRLNKILSGRYGERARGRDLPAARGTCDVRIYSAAVVDPSFDARFSALGRSYAYRVSDRPEPLGRWDRLWVDEPLDEAAMNEAGAGLLGEHDFLGYCRPREGATTIRTLRKLRAERDSDGTLVFRVEADAFCHSMVRSLVGALLLVGSGARDTDYPARILRARSRSEAAPIAPAHGLTLEGVDYPDPAEWGARARQARARRDACCSDGS; encoded by the coding sequence GTGAGCGTGCGGCGCCTGCGCCTCGACCTGGGGTACGACGGCACGGACTTTCGTGGGTGGGCAGCCCAGCCCGGTCTGCGAACCGTCCAGGGGGAGATCGAGGCGGCGCTGGCCATGGCCTCGCGCGAGGAGATGGCGGCGACGGTAGCCGGACGCACAGACGCTGGCGTGCATGCCCGCCACCAGGTCTGTCACGTCGACATCTCCGAGACGGCGTGGGAGCGCCTGACTCCCAGGGGAGGGGAGTCCGGTGACGAGACCACGGCGGCCACCATCGTGCGCCGTCTGAACAAGATCCTGTCCGGACGCTACGGCGAGCGTGCGCGTGGCCGTGATCTGCCCGCTGCGCGCGGCACCTGCGACGTGCGCATATACTCCGCCGCCGTTGTTGACCCCAGTTTCGACGCGCGTTTCTCCGCCCTCGGACGCTCCTACGCCTATCGGGTCTCGGATCGCCCCGAGCCGCTGGGGCGCTGGGATCGTCTCTGGGTCGACGAGCCTCTCGATGAGGCGGCTATGAACGAGGCCGGGGCTGGCCTCCTCGGAGAACACGACTTCCTTGGATACTGCCGCCCGCGCGAGGGTGCGACGACGATTCGGACGCTGCGGAAGTTGCGCGCCGAACGCGACTCCGATGGAACCCTTGTCTTTCGGGTCGAAGCCGACGCGTTCTGTCACTCGATGGTCCGCTCATTGGTGGGGGCGCTGCTCCTGGTGGGTTCGGGCGCGCGCGACACCGACTACCCGGCACGCATCCTGCGGGCGCGTTCGCGTTCCGAGGCCGCGCCGATCGCTCCCGCCCACGGCCTGACGCTCGAAGGCGTCGACTATCCCGATCCGGCCGAGTGGGGCGCGAGGGCGCGCCAGGCCAGGGCCAGGCGCGATGCCTGCTGCAGTGACGGTAGCTGA
- the glmM gene encoding phosphoglucosamine mutase, producing the protein MPRMFGTDGVRGLANVDITADLALQLGEAAARQFGGSLRADGSKPRAIIGRDTRISGEFLDHALAAGLASAGMDVTRIGVVSTPTVAHLTATEDTVDLGVMISASHNPMPDNGIKFFAHGGYKLADSVEDQIEALVNTEWDRPTGDAVGEINADHAWAKDSYIAHLVEAIGTDLRGMKIAIDCANGAASELGPAVFRELGADITVINAFPDGRNINLNAGSTHPESLQAAVVEAGCDFGVAYDGDADRCLAVDHEGILIDGDKIMGSLAVNALERGTLAKDTLVVTVMSNLGLLIAMREAGIKTVQTGVGDRYVLEEMLASGYSLGGEQSGHIIARDHATTGDGILSSLLISRMVKESGRSLADLTSFIQHLPQTLINVGGVDRAGASTNEAVAEAVAGAQARLGETGRVLLRPSGTEPLVRVMVEAATQEEADAVAGSLADVVKEHLAL; encoded by the coding sequence ATGCCCAGGATGTTCGGCACGGATGGCGTGCGAGGACTGGCGAATGTTGACATCACCGCGGACCTTGCGCTTCAGCTCGGCGAGGCGGCAGCCCGCCAGTTCGGCGGCTCGCTGCGTGCGGATGGCTCGAAGCCCCGCGCAATCATCGGCCGCGACACCCGTATCTCGGGCGAGTTCCTCGACCACGCTCTCGCTGCAGGCCTGGCCAGTGCCGGCATGGACGTGACCCGCATCGGAGTGGTCTCTACCCCGACCGTCGCTCACCTGACGGCCACGGAGGACACCGTGGATCTGGGCGTCATGATCTCCGCGTCGCACAACCCCATGCCCGACAACGGCATCAAGTTCTTCGCGCACGGCGGCTACAAGCTGGCTGACTCGGTCGAGGACCAGATCGAGGCCCTCGTCAACACCGAGTGGGATCGACCCACCGGTGATGCCGTCGGCGAGATCAACGCAGACCACGCGTGGGCCAAGGACTCCTACATCGCGCACCTCGTCGAGGCTATCGGCACCGACCTGCGCGGCATGAAGATCGCTATCGACTGTGCCAACGGTGCGGCTTCCGAGCTTGGTCCTGCCGTGTTCCGTGAGCTCGGAGCGGATATCACCGTCATTAACGCGTTTCCCGACGGGCGCAACATCAACCTGAACGCGGGTTCGACGCACCCTGAGTCCCTCCAGGCTGCCGTCGTTGAGGCCGGCTGCGACTTCGGCGTCGCCTACGACGGCGACGCGGATCGCTGCCTGGCTGTCGACCACGAGGGCATTCTCATCGATGGCGACAAGATCATGGGATCGCTGGCCGTGAACGCGCTCGAGCGTGGCACGCTCGCGAAGGACACGCTGGTCGTCACCGTCATGAGCAACCTGGGCTTGCTGATCGCCATGCGGGAGGCCGGTATCAAGACCGTGCAGACCGGCGTGGGCGACCGCTACGTTCTCGAAGAGATGCTGGCGTCGGGCTACTCGCTCGGCGGTGAGCAGTCTGGACACATCATTGCCCGCGACCATGCGACCACCGGCGACGGCATCCTGTCCTCGCTGCTCATCTCCCGCATGGTGAAGGAGTCGGGCCGCTCCCTGGCGGACCTGACCTCCTTCATCCAGCACCTGCCGCAGACACTGATTAACGTAGGCGGCGTGGATCGCGCTGGTGCCTCGACGAACGAGGCTGTTGCCGAGGCCGTCGCGGGCGCTCAGGCCCGTCTGGGAGAGACCGGCCGCGTGCTCCTGCGTCCCTCGGGCACGGAGCCGCTCGTGCGCGTCATGGTCGAGGCCGCCACGCAGGAAGAGGCCGACGCGGTCGCCGGCTCCCTGGCGGACGTCGTCAAGGAACACCTGGCGCTGTAA